The DNA sequence TGGTACATTGGCACATTTATTCTATTGTAATAAGACattgtaatattatttatatgtatgtaattaccctgctgttttatattttagctCAACAAATTCAACCCAATGGGGGATGTGTTGGCATCTGGAATGGGTAAGGAGTCAGGTTAACTCTTGAACTCGCTGAAAGTTAAGATGACTATGTTCATATAAGAATGCACTTCCTTCCTGATACCCGACCTTTATTCGCAGGCTATAACATTTTGATTTGGAGCCGAGATGATACAATGAGCCACGTgcctggacagagtgtggaagGAACACAGGCTGCAGGGAGAGCTGGAAGCTCCAGAGACACGCGAGGCAATGCACAGAGAGCTCGCAATGAAAGGAGAGGGACTGCAGGCGGTGCCAAGCTGAAGAAAAAACTGGCATCACTGGAATCGACCGAGACCAAGTCAAAGACCAAAAGCAAGACTGAATGTAAAACgcgaaaaaacaaaaaaaatagttaAAAATACTGTATGTTAATTTACTGTAAAGCAAAGAGTTGCAGATAAGTTCCTGTcgttttgggggaaaaaaaaattcatgtgTTAAACAGTTTGTTCATATTAAACTTTTACATGTTGAACGCGTTAAACTTTGTACTTtcttacagtaaataaaatatggaTTCATTCTTTAATATATGATGTGGCATTTAAAGCTGTAATCATTGAAAGTGGAAAAAAATCCTTCCATTTGGAAAAGACATCTTAGTGCTATTATAAAAGAGTGTGAAGCTGAGAATTAAGcgtcacaataaataaatatagacaaCGAAGGAAAAAATGCACCAAAACTGGACATCTGAAATACAGAGAATTTTATTGATTGACGACTGGGTCAAATTTACATTTAGAATTACTTAGATTGTAAAAAGCAGAAACACTTTATAACGCTGAACTTTGAAATTGTCTACATggaaaaatacaattaaaataatgcCTTTCAATTAattgtattaattatatttatatacataaaaatgtatGCTATTAATATCTGTAAAATTGTTGCGGGGCATTCCTGCAGACTAGGAACATGACCTGGACACTgcaatttctttctctttttcatggCACAATTTAATAGCTGCGTAGCTGAACAAAAGTAGCATTTGCCAGGCGGCCAAAGACATTGGCCCAAGCCTTCTGCTCAGTCTCCTGCCTCTCGGTTTCTTGCTTGCGGACCTGGTAGGCTGAGTAGACAATCCCCAGGATGAGGGTCTCAAAACTGGACTCACTGAAGATTTGTTCTTGATCCTCCAGACCGTTCAGCAGCTCCTCCAGGGCTGGTGCAGTCTTAGGTATGTTATCATTTATAAGGGTTATAAAAGCCCGGCCCTGCCTCATCGAGGCCATTTCTTGGTCCCTCATGGCAATGTTGTTGTCCACGTCGATCACAAGTCCACTCAGTAAGAACTAGAATAAAGAAAGGGGTTGAATTTAtctattatatatttatctctTGACACAAATATGTATTTCGTCTTCAATACATCAACTAGCGTTGGCACTGCTGTctgaattacatttttcattgtgGTACGCATGCCATAATGAGAGTCAACAGTTTGTAGAGACACCTTATGATTAGTGAATTCAGGTACACTTTGGTGATGTAGGCATTTATTGgagcatatatatatagactTTAGTCTACATTTAAAAACCTGAAACAAAATGGGACACTCTGAAGTATCAAGCC is a window from the Hoplias malabaricus isolate fHopMal1 chromosome 11, fHopMal1.hap1, whole genome shotgun sequence genome containing:
- the LOC136709863 gene encoding protein FAM180A, whose protein sequence is MFEFLLSGLVIDVDNNIAMRDQEMASMRQGRAFITLINDNIPKTAPALEELLNGLEDQEQIFSESSFETLILGIVYSAYQVRKQETERQETEQKAWANVFGRLANATFVQLRSY